The Terriglobales bacterium genomic sequence AGCGCTTGGACCCAGGCGCCGCCCGCGCCATCCACCCCAACGACACCCCCAAACTCATTCGCGCCATCGAAGTGTGCCTGGCCGCGAAGCGGAAGATGACCGACCTCTGGCGGCAGGGCCGCGACCCGCTGCGCGGCTTTCGCATCCTGCGCCTGGGACTGGACCCCGAGCGCAATGCTCTTTACAGCCGCATCAACGAGCGCGCCCGCCGGATGTTCGACGCCGGCCTGGTGGAGGAGACCCGCGCCCTGCTCGAGCGCTACGGCGATTCTGCCCCGCCGCTCTCTTCCCTGGGCTATCGCCAGGCGGCACAACTGCTGCGCGGCGAGATCGACCGCAAGCTGGCGGTGTGGGCGGCGCAGCAGGCCCACCGTAACTATGCCAAGCGCCAGATGACCTGGTTCCGCCGCGAGCCCGAGGTCCACTGGCTGCGCGGCTTCGGCGACGATCCCGCCATCCAGGAGCAGGCCCTCGCCCTGGTGGAAGCCGCGCTCGCTCCTCACCCCTGAGGACTGGTAAGCGCGAACCGGGAACTGGTATCGTCCTCTCATGCTGCGCCGGGTCCTTCTCCTCATCTTCCTGCTCTGGCTGCCGGCCTTTGCCGGCGAGAAGTTCCAGCGCGTGCGCCCTGTGCACCTCGACTCCGGCGGCAAGAAGTGGTCCCGCAAGACCCTGCGCAAGCTCTCCCTGGAGGAGAAGGTGGGACAGATGCTCATGATCCAGGTGCGCGCGCAATTCCTGAACGTGGAGAGCCCCGAGTACGCGCAGCTGCGCGACGTCCTCCGCCGCTACCACATCGGCGCCATCCTGGTCACCGTTCCCTACGACAGCCCCTTCGTCTACCGCCAGCCGCCCTACGAGATCGCCGAGCTGATCAACGCGCTGCAGCGCGACTCCGACCTGCCGCTGCTGGTGGCCTCCGATTTCGAGCGCGGCCCTTCCATGCGCCTGACCGACGCCAGCCCCTTCCCCGCGGCCATGGCCTTCGGCGCCGCCGGCAAGCTGGAGTACGTCACCGACTTCGCTCGCATCTCTGCCCTGGAGTCGCGCGCCCTGGGCGTGCAGTGGA encodes the following:
- the miaA gene encoding tRNA (adenosine(37)-N6)-dimethylallyltransferase MiaA; this encodes MASSEPLLPAIVGPTASGKTALSLALAERFGGEVVNCDSVAAYRELEIGTAKPSAEERARVPHHLFDILAPDQPLTAGDYARRARAVLAEIRARGRLPIVAGGTGLYLRALLEGLFPGPPRSEELRARLRASAKQKGSAHLHRILQRLDPGAARAIHPNDTPKLIRAIEVCLAAKRKMTDLWRQGRDPLRGFRILRLGLDPERNALYSRINERARRMFDAGLVEETRALLERYGDSAPPLSSLGYRQAAQLLRGEIDRKLAVWAAQQAHRNYAKRQMTWFRREPEVHWLRGFGDDPAIQEQALALVEAALAPHP